One genomic window of Channa argus isolate prfri chromosome 5, Channa argus male v1.0, whole genome shotgun sequence includes the following:
- the prxl2b gene encoding prostamide/prostaglandin F synthase isoform X1 yields MATIDLAHVGKNLVKSADTGESVELRSLWQDQPVVLFFLRRFGCQICRWMASEISKLEPDLQASGVALVGIGPEDVGLKEFMEGGFFKGSIYVDEPKKCYKDLGFKRYTALSVVPAALGKKVRDVAAKASAEGIKGNFSGDLLQSGGILIVAKGGEKILLHFIQDSPGDHVPLEDISKAVGVSAKVKSGQKPVCNDDVCTR; encoded by the exons atggcaactATCGACCTTGCTCATGTGGGAAAGAACTTGGTGAAGAGCGCTGACACTGGGGAG agTGTAGAGCTCCGGTCTCTCTGGCAAGACCAGCCTGTGGTCTTATTCTTCCTGCGTAGATTTGGCTGTCAGATTTGTCGGTGGATGGCATCAGAGATCAGCAAACTGGAGCCGGACCTGCAAGCCAGTGGCGTAGCACTAGTGGGTATTGGACCTGAGGATGTCGGGCTGAAGGAGTTCATGGAAGGAGGGTTTTTTAAAGGAT CCATTTATGTGGATGAACCAAAGAAATGCTACAAAGATTTGGGCTTTAAAAG GTACACAGCCTTAAGTGTGGTTCCTGCAGCACTGGGGAAGAAAGTGCGAGATGTAGCTGCAAAG gCCAGCGCTGAAGGAATAAAAGGAAACTTTTCAGGGGATTTGCTCCAGAGTGGAGGCATCCTAATTGTGGCCAAAG GTGGAGAAAAAATCCTACTGCACTTCATCCAAGACTCACCTGGAGATCATGTACCTTTGGAAGACATTTCCAAAGCTGTGGGGGTATCAGCCAAAGTCAAGTCAGGACAGAAGCCAGTG TGCAATGATGATGTCTGTACACGATGA
- the prxl2b gene encoding prostamide/prostaglandin F synthase isoform X3, with product MATIDLAHVGKNLVKSADTGESVELRSLWQDQPVVLFFLRRFGCQICRWMASEISKLEPDLQASGVALVGIGPEDVGLKEFMEGGFFKGSIYVDEPKKCYKDLGFKRYTALSVVPAALGKKVRDVAAKASAEGIKGNFSGDLLQSGGILIVAKGGEKILLHFIQDSPGDHVPLEDISKAVGVSAKVKSGQKPVTLGLT from the exons atggcaactATCGACCTTGCTCATGTGGGAAAGAACTTGGTGAAGAGCGCTGACACTGGGGAG agTGTAGAGCTCCGGTCTCTCTGGCAAGACCAGCCTGTGGTCTTATTCTTCCTGCGTAGATTTGGCTGTCAGATTTGTCGGTGGATGGCATCAGAGATCAGCAAACTGGAGCCGGACCTGCAAGCCAGTGGCGTAGCACTAGTGGGTATTGGACCTGAGGATGTCGGGCTGAAGGAGTTCATGGAAGGAGGGTTTTTTAAAGGAT CCATTTATGTGGATGAACCAAAGAAATGCTACAAAGATTTGGGCTTTAAAAG GTACACAGCCTTAAGTGTGGTTCCTGCAGCACTGGGGAAGAAAGTGCGAGATGTAGCTGCAAAG gCCAGCGCTGAAGGAATAAAAGGAAACTTTTCAGGGGATTTGCTCCAGAGTGGAGGCATCCTAATTGTGGCCAAAG GTGGAGAAAAAATCCTACTGCACTTCATCCAAGACTCACCTGGAGATCATGTACCTTTGGAAGACATTTCCAAAGCTGTGGGGGTATCAGCCAAAGTCAAGTCAGGACAGAAGCCAGTG ACTCTTGGGCTGACCTGA
- the prxl2b gene encoding prostamide/prostaglandin F synthase isoform X6, with protein sequence MATIDLAHVGKNLVKSADTGESVELRSLWQDQPVVLFFLRRFGCQICRWMASEISKLEPDLQASGVALVGIGPEDVGLKEFMEGGFFKGSIYVDEPKKCYKDLGFKRYTALSVVPAALGKKVRDVAAKVEKKSYCTSSKTHLEIMYLWKTFPKLWGYQPKSSQDRSQ encoded by the exons atggcaactATCGACCTTGCTCATGTGGGAAAGAACTTGGTGAAGAGCGCTGACACTGGGGAG agTGTAGAGCTCCGGTCTCTCTGGCAAGACCAGCCTGTGGTCTTATTCTTCCTGCGTAGATTTGGCTGTCAGATTTGTCGGTGGATGGCATCAGAGATCAGCAAACTGGAGCCGGACCTGCAAGCCAGTGGCGTAGCACTAGTGGGTATTGGACCTGAGGATGTCGGGCTGAAGGAGTTCATGGAAGGAGGGTTTTTTAAAGGAT CCATTTATGTGGATGAACCAAAGAAATGCTACAAAGATTTGGGCTTTAAAAG GTACACAGCCTTAAGTGTGGTTCCTGCAGCACTGGGGAAGAAAGTGCGAGATGTAGCTGCAAAG GTGGAGAAAAAATCCTACTGCACTTCATCCAAGACTCACCTGGAGATCATGTACCTTTGGAAGACATTTCCAAAGCTGTGGGGGTATCAGCCAAAGTCAAGTCAGGACAGAAGCCAGTG A
- the prxl2b gene encoding prostamide/prostaglandin F synthase isoform X2 has protein sequence MATIDLAHVGKNLVKSADTGESVELRSLWQDQPVVLFFLRRFGCQICRWMASEISKLEPDLQASGVALVGIGPEDVGLKEFMEGGFFKGSIYVDEPKKCYKDLGFKRYTALSVVPAALGKKVRDVAAKASAEGIKGNFSGDLLQSGGILIVAKGGEKILLHFIQDSPGDHVPLEDISKAVGVSAKVKSGQKPVAWLDM, from the exons atggcaactATCGACCTTGCTCATGTGGGAAAGAACTTGGTGAAGAGCGCTGACACTGGGGAG agTGTAGAGCTCCGGTCTCTCTGGCAAGACCAGCCTGTGGTCTTATTCTTCCTGCGTAGATTTGGCTGTCAGATTTGTCGGTGGATGGCATCAGAGATCAGCAAACTGGAGCCGGACCTGCAAGCCAGTGGCGTAGCACTAGTGGGTATTGGACCTGAGGATGTCGGGCTGAAGGAGTTCATGGAAGGAGGGTTTTTTAAAGGAT CCATTTATGTGGATGAACCAAAGAAATGCTACAAAGATTTGGGCTTTAAAAG GTACACAGCCTTAAGTGTGGTTCCTGCAGCACTGGGGAAGAAAGTGCGAGATGTAGCTGCAAAG gCCAGCGCTGAAGGAATAAAAGGAAACTTTTCAGGGGATTTGCTCCAGAGTGGAGGCATCCTAATTGTGGCCAAAG GTGGAGAAAAAATCCTACTGCACTTCATCCAAGACTCACCTGGAGATCATGTACCTTTGGAAGACATTTCCAAAGCTGTGGGGGTATCAGCCAAAGTCAAGTCAGGACAGAAGCCAGTG GCTTGGCTTGACATGTAG
- the prxl2b gene encoding prostamide/prostaglandin F synthase isoform X5 has protein sequence MATIDLAHVGKNLVKSADTGESVELRSLWQDQPVVLFFLRRFGCQICRWMASEISKLEPDLQASGVALVGIGPEDVGLKEFMEGGFFKGSIYVDEPKKCYKDLGFKRYTALSVVPAALGKKVRDVAAKVEKKSYCTSSKTHLEIMYLWKTFPKLWGYQPKSSQDRSQWLGLTCSPCSSLQN, from the exons atggcaactATCGACCTTGCTCATGTGGGAAAGAACTTGGTGAAGAGCGCTGACACTGGGGAG agTGTAGAGCTCCGGTCTCTCTGGCAAGACCAGCCTGTGGTCTTATTCTTCCTGCGTAGATTTGGCTGTCAGATTTGTCGGTGGATGGCATCAGAGATCAGCAAACTGGAGCCGGACCTGCAAGCCAGTGGCGTAGCACTAGTGGGTATTGGACCTGAGGATGTCGGGCTGAAGGAGTTCATGGAAGGAGGGTTTTTTAAAGGAT CCATTTATGTGGATGAACCAAAGAAATGCTACAAAGATTTGGGCTTTAAAAG GTACACAGCCTTAAGTGTGGTTCCTGCAGCACTGGGGAAGAAAGTGCGAGATGTAGCTGCAAAG GTGGAGAAAAAATCCTACTGCACTTCATCCAAGACTCACCTGGAGATCATGTACCTTTGGAAGACATTTCCAAAGCTGTGGGGGTATCAGCCAAAGTCAAGTCAGGACAGAAGCCAGTG GCTTGGCTTGACATGTAGCCCCTGCAGTTCTCTACAGAATTAA
- the prxl2b gene encoding prostamide/prostaglandin F synthase isoform X4 produces the protein MATIDLAHVGKNLVKSADTGESVELRSLWQDQPVVLFFLRRFGCQICRWMASEISKLEPDLQASGVALVGIGPEDVGLKEFMEGGFFKGSIYVDEPKKCYKDLGFKRYTALSVVPAALGKKVRDVAAKVEKKSYCTSSKTHLEIMYLWKTFPKLWGYQPKSSQDRSQCAMMMSVHDDDSNCTPLSLKNKNGNLKNEV, from the exons atggcaactATCGACCTTGCTCATGTGGGAAAGAACTTGGTGAAGAGCGCTGACACTGGGGAG agTGTAGAGCTCCGGTCTCTCTGGCAAGACCAGCCTGTGGTCTTATTCTTCCTGCGTAGATTTGGCTGTCAGATTTGTCGGTGGATGGCATCAGAGATCAGCAAACTGGAGCCGGACCTGCAAGCCAGTGGCGTAGCACTAGTGGGTATTGGACCTGAGGATGTCGGGCTGAAGGAGTTCATGGAAGGAGGGTTTTTTAAAGGAT CCATTTATGTGGATGAACCAAAGAAATGCTACAAAGATTTGGGCTTTAAAAG GTACACAGCCTTAAGTGTGGTTCCTGCAGCACTGGGGAAGAAAGTGCGAGATGTAGCTGCAAAG GTGGAGAAAAAATCCTACTGCACTTCATCCAAGACTCACCTGGAGATCATGTACCTTTGGAAGACATTTCCAAAGCTGTGGGGGTATCAGCCAAAGTCAAGTCAGGACAGAAGCCAGTG TGCAATGATGATGTCTGTACACGATGATGACAGCAACTGTACACCACTGtcgctgaaaaacaaaaatggaaatttgaaaaatgaagtGTAA